Proteins encoded together in one Marispirochaeta sp. window:
- a CDS encoding aldo/keto reductase, whose protein sequence is MEYRNLGRSGLKVSTLSYGSWITFGTQVDVDAAAEMMKIAYDAGVNFFDNAEAYAGGESEIIMGKALKKLGWKRSDLVLSTKIFWGGKGPNDTGLSRKHILEGTKASLERLQLDYADLVFCHRPDYETPIEETVRAMSCLVDKGYAHYWGTSEWSAREITKAYETAERLHLVPPTMEQPEYNLLDRTRFEVEYKPLFKEYGLGTTTWSPLASGVLTGKYGRGIEEGRLTLPGYEWLKKRYETEEGKRRIEAVERLRPIAEELGLSLAQLSLAWVTKNPHVSTVITGASKPAQVEQNMKALDAAELLTPEIMARIDDAVGTKPEQPRNWR, encoded by the coding sequence ATGGAATATCGTAATTTAGGCAGATCGGGCCTGAAGGTATCGACCCTCTCCTACGGGTCATGGATAACCTTCGGTACCCAGGTAGACGTCGATGCTGCCGCGGAGATGATGAAAATCGCCTATGATGCCGGAGTCAACTTCTTCGACAACGCAGAGGCTTACGCAGGGGGTGAGTCCGAGATCATCATGGGCAAGGCGCTTAAGAAGCTGGGATGGAAGCGGAGCGATCTGGTCCTGTCGACGAAGATTTTCTGGGGCGGAAAGGGGCCCAACGATACGGGACTGAGCCGCAAGCATATTCTGGAAGGAACAAAAGCGTCCCTTGAACGGCTGCAGCTGGACTATGCAGATCTTGTATTCTGTCACCGTCCCGACTATGAAACGCCAATAGAGGAAACCGTGCGGGCCATGTCCTGCCTTGTGGACAAGGGCTACGCTCATTACTGGGGAACCAGCGAATGGAGTGCCCGCGAGATAACCAAAGCCTATGAGACAGCTGAACGTCTGCACCTGGTTCCGCCTACCATGGAGCAGCCCGAGTACAATCTTCTCGACCGCACCCGGTTCGAGGTCGAATACAAGCCTCTTTTCAAGGAGTATGGCCTCGGCACCACAACCTGGAGCCCTCTTGCATCCGGGGTGCTTACCGGTAAATACGGCCGTGGCATAGAAGAGGGGCGGCTGACCCTTCCGGGCTATGAATGGCTTAAAAAGCGTTACGAGACCGAGGAAGGCAAACGGCGGATCGAAGCTGTTGAACGCCTGCGCCCCATTGCCGAAGAACTGGGGTTGAGTCTGGCCCAGCTGTCCCTGGCCTGGGTTACGAAGAATCCCCATGTAAGCACGGTTATTACCGGTGCATCGAAGCCGGCCCAGGTTGAGCAGAATATGAAGGCCCTGGATGCGGCTGAGCTGCTGACTCCTGAAATAATGGCCAGGATAGATGATGCAGTTGGAACGAAGCCTGAGCAGCCGCGCAACTGGCGTTAA
- a CDS encoding YwbE family protein, which translates to MNGQNRDDIRSGMQVAIVLKKDQWSGKLTEGVVADLLTRSAFHPHGIKVRLTDGQVGRVKEIR; encoded by the coding sequence ATGAATGGACAAAACAGAGATGATATCAGAAGCGGTATGCAGGTTGCCATAGTACTCAAGAAGGATCAGTGGAGCGGCAAATTAACCGAAGGTGTGGTTGCCGATCTGCTGACCCGCTCGGCTTTTCATCCCCACGGTATAAAAGTCCGCCTTACCGACGGGCAGGTAGGACGGGTTAAAGAGATCCGGTGA
- a CDS encoding sodium:alanine symporter family protein, whose translation MEAFKAVLEAIDGIVWGPIMIALLVGTGIYLTIRLKLIQVSSFGHAVKVIKGDYDHESESKDGEISHFQALSAALSATIGTGNIAGVATAIAIGGPGALFWMWVTAFFGMATKYSSCLLGLKYREIDENGEVTGGPMLYLEKGLGQKWLGILFAVFAVVASFGIGNMVQANSVAEPVAATFGLPKWLTGVVMGVLVWLVIVGGIKRIGKVASRIVPFMSVAYVLAALFVLAVNFNAIPAAFAQIFTHAFTPTSASGGFAGAVVLLTMRYGVARGVFSNEAGLGSAPMAHAAAKTDEPVREGLVAMIGPFIDTIIICTMTGLAIVTSGAWNSGLTGAELTSEAFNLALPGIGRYLIAIAIVFFAFSTTVSWSYYGDRCVMYLSGEKQLVRAYRWLYALMIPVGAILKLEIVWTFSDIANGLMALSNIIGLLGLSGTVIALTKAYIEEMKTPVA comes from the coding sequence GTGGAAGCATTTAAAGCAGTACTCGAGGCTATTGATGGTATTGTCTGGGGACCGATAATGATCGCTCTCCTGGTCGGTACCGGTATTTATCTTACAATCAGGCTTAAATTAATTCAGGTCAGCTCCTTCGGACATGCGGTTAAGGTAATAAAGGGCGATTATGATCACGAATCAGAATCAAAGGATGGTGAAATCAGCCATTTTCAGGCCCTCTCTGCTGCTCTTTCTGCAACCATTGGAACCGGCAATATCGCCGGGGTCGCAACTGCGATTGCCATCGGCGGTCCCGGTGCACTGTTCTGGATGTGGGTTACCGCTTTTTTCGGAATGGCCACCAAATATTCCAGCTGTCTGCTTGGTCTTAAGTATCGGGAGATAGACGAAAACGGTGAAGTAACCGGGGGACCCATGCTCTACTTGGAAAAAGGGCTTGGTCAGAAGTGGCTGGGTATTCTGTTTGCCGTGTTTGCGGTGGTCGCTTCTTTTGGAATAGGCAATATGGTACAGGCAAACTCCGTGGCTGAACCGGTTGCAGCGACCTTCGGCCTTCCCAAGTGGCTTACCGGTGTGGTCATGGGCGTGCTTGTCTGGCTGGTCATCGTCGGCGGTATCAAGCGCATAGGAAAAGTCGCCTCCAGAATTGTACCATTCATGTCAGTTGCCTACGTCCTGGCAGCATTATTTGTTCTGGCTGTTAATTTCAATGCGATTCCGGCTGCCTTTGCCCAGATTTTTACACACGCCTTCACGCCGACATCGGCATCCGGTGGATTTGCCGGTGCTGTCGTTCTTCTGACTATGCGCTACGGAGTCGCCCGTGGTGTTTTCTCGAATGAAGCAGGACTCGGCAGTGCCCCGATGGCCCACGCCGCCGCCAAAACTGACGAACCTGTACGGGAAGGTCTCGTCGCCATGATCGGTCCTTTTATCGATACCATTATAATCTGTACCATGACTGGTCTTGCGATTGTTACCTCCGGCGCATGGAACTCGGGACTTACCGGTGCTGAGCTTACCAGTGAAGCTTTCAATCTGGCATTACCGGGTATCGGCCGCTACCTGATAGCCATAGCCATAGTGTTTTTTGCCTTCTCCACAACTGTCAGCTGGTCCTACTATGGCGACCGCTGCGTAATGTATCTTTCAGGAGAAAAACAGCTCGTCCGGGCCTACCGCTGGCTCTATGCATTGATGATTCCTGTGGGCGCGATATTGAAGCTGGAAATTGTATGGACTTTCTCGGATATCGCCAATGGTCTTATGGCTCTGTCGAACATTATAGGACTTCTGGGACTTTCCGGAACCGTTATCGCCCTTACAAAGGCCTATATCGAAGAAATGAAAACCCCCGTCGCTTAA